The Candidatus Methylomirabilis lanthanidiphila genome includes a window with the following:
- a CDS encoding histidinol dehydrogenase encodes MKRLQAGSQECALFFSKLRSRQGTIPAEVEQTVRGILEGVRTGGDAALFEQTERFDGVRLDAASVQVGPQEVEAAYAAMAPASLDAIKTAASRIRAFHLRQLRPSWFSDEDGAIVGMLVRPLDRVGIYVPGGTAAYPSTVLMNAIPAAIAGVAEIVMCTPPRRDGTVAAAVLAAADLCGVHAIYKAGGVQAVAAMAYGTASIPKVDKIVGPGNIYVATAKRLVFGQVGIDMIAGPTELLVIADEEARAACVAADLLSQAEHDPLSSAILLTPSQRLADAVVDEVKRQVASLPRRQIAEASLERFGAVVVVKGLDEAATLCNEIAPEHLELLVKDPWGLLPRIRRAGAIFMGDASPETVGDYLAGPNHVLPTGGTARFASPLSVADFQRQSSLIAFSRQKLEALEPALVELARLEGLEAHARAASIRRRA; translated from the coding sequence ATGAAGCGGCTTCAGGCCGGGTCGCAAGAGTGCGCGCTGTTCTTCTCCAAGCTCAGGTCTCGACAGGGCACGATACCTGCCGAGGTTGAGCAGACCGTTCGCGGCATCCTGGAAGGGGTACGCACGGGCGGCGATGCTGCCCTCTTCGAGCAGACGGAGCGGTTCGACGGTGTCCGTCTCGATGCCGCCTCGGTGCAGGTCGGGCCACAGGAGGTCGAGGCGGCCTACGCGGCCATGGCGCCTGCCTCCCTGGACGCCATCAAGACAGCGGCATCGCGGATCAGAGCCTTTCATCTCAGACAGCTCCGGCCCTCCTGGTTTTCGGACGAAGACGGCGCGATTGTCGGGATGCTTGTCCGTCCGCTCGACCGGGTGGGGATCTATGTGCCTGGAGGCACAGCGGCCTATCCGTCCACGGTGCTCATGAATGCGATCCCGGCGGCGATTGCCGGCGTCGCGGAGATCGTGATGTGTACGCCGCCGCGTCGCGACGGCACAGTGGCCGCCGCGGTGCTGGCCGCCGCCGATCTATGCGGGGTTCATGCGATCTATAAGGCGGGCGGCGTCCAGGCGGTAGCGGCCATGGCCTATGGGACCGCATCGATTCCGAAGGTCGATAAGATCGTCGGTCCCGGGAACATCTACGTTGCGACGGCCAAGCGGCTGGTCTTCGGGCAGGTGGGGATCGATATGATCGCCGGTCCGACGGAGCTGTTGGTCATCGCCGATGAGGAGGCCAGGGCCGCCTGCGTGGCTGCGGATCTGCTTTCACAGGCTGAGCACGATCCGCTTTCCAGCGCCATATTGCTTACACCGTCTCAGCGGCTTGCCGACGCGGTGGTGGATGAGGTGAAACGCCAGGTCGCGTCGTTACCCAGACGACAGATTGCAGAAGCCTCCCTGGAGCGGTTTGGCGCGGTCGTTGTTGTGAAGGGACTGGACGAGGCCGCAACCCTCTGTAACGAGATCGCGCCTGAACACCTGGAACTCCTGGTCAAGGACCCTTGGGGGCTTTTACCCAGGATCAGGCGCGCAGGCGCCATCTTCATGGGGGACGCAAGTCCGGAGACGGTGGGCGATTACCTGGCCGGGCCGAATCATGTCCTGCCGACCGGGGGGACGGCGCGCTTTGCCTCGCCCCTCTCCGTGGCTGACTTCCAACGGCAGAGCTCACTGATCGCCTTCAGCCGGCAGAAGCTGGAGGCGCTGGAGCCGGCATTGGTCGAGCTGGCCCGCCTGGAGGGGCTTGAGGCTCACGCGAGGGCGGCTTCGATCAGGAGGCGTGCATGA
- a CDS encoding UDP-N-acetylglucosamine 1-carboxyvinyltransferase: MDRLIIRGGVPLRGKVEAGGAKNAALPALVASLLTEESIRLHRVPQLGDVKTIIGLLDHLGVSVERGDRDTLSLRADGIGQCEAPYHLVKTMRASVLVLGPLAARFGRARVSLPGGCAIGPRPINLHLAALEKMGATISLDGGYVEAKAPRLRGARITFDGQTVTGTENVMMAATLADGVTVLENAACEPEVADLAALLNRMGARIEGAGTPTISIEGVQHLHGAEHEVIPDRVETGTFMVAAAMTGGDVTINRCLPGHLEAITEKLRETGVFVEETDSSIRVWGDGQVQGVNIRTHPYPGFATDMQAQFMALLSIAQGSSVITETVFENRFMHVNELLRMGADIKVIGTTAFVHGVPMLSGAPVMATDLRASASLVLAGLAAKGTTTVSRVYHLDRGYESIERKLQSLGAGIERVTE, encoded by the coding sequence ATGGATAGACTGATTATCAGAGGCGGGGTCCCCCTTAGAGGAAAGGTGGAGGCTGGTGGCGCGAAGAACGCCGCCCTGCCGGCCCTGGTGGCCTCTTTGCTCACAGAAGAGTCGATCCGGCTTCATCGCGTTCCGCAACTGGGCGATGTGAAGACGATCATTGGCTTACTCGACCATTTAGGCGTGAGTGTCGAAAGAGGTGATCGGGACACCCTATCCCTTCGTGCTGATGGCATTGGTCAGTGCGAGGCACCCTACCATCTGGTCAAGACGATGCGGGCATCGGTGCTGGTGCTTGGCCCGCTGGCGGCCCGCTTCGGGCGAGCACGGGTCTCGTTACCCGGAGGGTGCGCCATCGGGCCGCGGCCGATCAATCTGCATCTGGCAGCCCTCGAGAAGATGGGCGCAACGATCAGCCTGGATGGGGGGTACGTGGAAGCGAAGGCGCCGCGCTTGAGAGGCGCCAGGATCACATTCGATGGTCAGACCGTCACCGGCACCGAGAACGTGATGATGGCTGCCACACTGGCCGATGGAGTGACGGTGCTGGAGAACGCCGCGTGCGAGCCCGAGGTGGCCGACCTGGCTGCCCTGTTGAACCGTATGGGAGCGAGAATCGAGGGCGCCGGGACTCCGACGATCAGTATTGAGGGCGTTCAGCATCTGCATGGGGCCGAGCACGAGGTGATTCCGGATAGGGTCGAGACGGGGACCTTTATGGTTGCGGCCGCGATGACCGGCGGCGATGTTACGATCAATCGGTGCCTGCCGGGCCACCTGGAGGCGATTACAGAGAAGCTGCGAGAGACAGGCGTATTCGTAGAAGAGACGGACAGCAGCATTCGGGTCTGGGGCGATGGGCAGGTACAGGGGGTTAATATCAGGACTCACCCCTATCCTGGATTTGCCACCGATATGCAGGCGCAGTTCATGGCGCTTCTGTCTATTGCGCAAGGGAGCAGCGTTATCACTGAGACGGTCTTTGAAAACCGATTCATGCACGTAAATGAGCTGTTGAGGATGGGCGCGGATATCAAGGTGATCGGCACCACCGCGTTTGTCCACGGCGTTCCGATGCTGTCTGGTGCGCCGGTGATGGCGACCGATCTCCGTGCGAGCGCATCGCTGGTTCTGGCCGGACTGGCCGCCAAGGGGACCACGACTGTCTCGCGCGTTTACCATCTGGACCGGGGATACGAGTCGATCGAGCGGAAGCTCCAGAGTCTCGGCGCCGGCATTGAGCGCGTCACGGAATAG
- a CDS encoding peptide chain release factor 1, with translation MRVTSMLQLRERLDAIEQRSAEILLQMSDSAVISDQTRFQRLAKAYAELEPVVEAYQRYRKLLRSVEEAKTLLHDGSDDDVRELAEAELEELGIKREKLEEELTLLLLPRDPADEKNIIVEVRAGAGGDEAALFAAELVRMYSRYAELHGWKVEMLSSSQTGVGGVKEAILSIEGRGAYSRLKFESGVHRVQRVPVTESSGRIHTSTVTVAVLPEAEDVEIQIDPKDLRIDVFRSTGPGGQSVNTTDSAVRITHLPTGMVVSCQDEKSQHKNRAKGMKVLRARLLEAATAQQAAEISQARRLQVGTGDRSERIRTYNFPQGRVTDHRIGLTLHSLPRILEGELEELIGALAASDQAARLKALV, from the coding sequence GTGAGAGTGACGTCGATGCTGCAGTTGCGTGAGCGCCTGGACGCTATCGAGCAGCGATCTGCCGAGATCCTGCTGCAGATGAGTGATTCGGCCGTTATTAGCGATCAGACCCGCTTCCAGCGGCTGGCCAAGGCGTATGCGGAGCTGGAACCTGTGGTGGAGGCCTACCAGCGATATCGTAAGCTCCTGCGGAGCGTGGAGGAGGCGAAGACGCTCCTGCACGATGGATCCGATGACGACGTGCGCGAGTTGGCGGAGGCGGAGCTTGAGGAGCTGGGCATCAAGCGAGAGAAGCTTGAGGAGGAACTCACGCTGCTGTTGCTCCCGCGCGATCCGGCCGACGAGAAAAACATCATTGTGGAAGTCCGGGCCGGGGCCGGCGGCGACGAAGCCGCGCTGTTCGCTGCGGAGCTGGTCAGGATGTACAGCCGTTACGCCGAACTGCACGGCTGGAAGGTCGAGATGTTGTCGTCAAGTCAGACGGGGGTCGGCGGGGTGAAGGAGGCGATTCTCAGTATCGAGGGACGCGGGGCCTACAGCCGCCTGAAATTTGAGAGCGGAGTCCACCGGGTACAACGGGTCCCCGTCACTGAATCAAGTGGTCGGATCCACACCTCTACCGTCACCGTCGCCGTTCTCCCCGAGGCAGAGGATGTGGAGATACAGATCGATCCGAAAGATCTTCGGATCGATGTCTTTCGCTCAACGGGACCAGGGGGGCAGTCTGTGAATACCACGGATTCGGCTGTGCGAATCACCCACCTGCCGACCGGGATGGTGGTGTCCTGTCAGGACGAAAAGTCGCAGCACAAGAATCGGGCCAAGGGGATGAAGGTGCTGCGAGCCCGTCTGCTTGAGGCCGCCACGGCGCAGCAGGCGGCAGAGATTTCACAGGCGCGCCGTCTGCAGGTCGGAACGGGGGATCGGAGCGAACGGATACGCACCTATAATTTTCCGCAGGGTCGGGTGACCGACCACCGTATTGGGCTCACACTCCACAGCCTGCCGCGAATCCTGGAAGGGGAGTTAGAGGAGCTGATTGGCGCGCTTGCGGCCAGCGATCAGGCCGCGCGATTAAAGGCCTTAGTGTGA
- a CDS encoding SAM-dependent methyltransferase: MKIAYAFLREVQGASCEIPPPPLFKRGAQGGLGYAARDATHPGPLTYRQVAERLAESGVQSALLDAACLMEAASGIPRWQFTLNPERPFPSDRSDLLESMVARREAREPIGYILGVKEFWSLPFTVGPDVLIPRPDTETLVEAALDKISSTFNVERSTFELRGPETQDLRPKTQNPKLVIVDLGTGCGAIALALAVELPHALIYAIDRSPGACRIARRNTEAIGLTSRVRCVQGDLLEPLRTIDAGGGCDVIVSNPPYIPSDECGALSPEITLYEPVEALDGGSDGLRYHRQIIEEAPAYLREGGWLVLEVGDGQAPAVMELIRKTEGFGPAEVRRDVAGRGRVVCAPRRGRAHG, from the coding sequence GTGAAGATAGCGTACGCGTTTCTACGAGAAGTGCAAGGTGCGAGTTGCGAAATCCCCCCACCCCCCCTTTTCAAAAGGGGGGCACAGGGGGGTTTGGGGTATGCAGCGCGAGATGCCACACATCCCGGACCTCTTACGTACCGTCAGGTGGCGGAGCGGCTGGCGGAAAGCGGGGTGCAGAGCGCGCTCCTCGATGCGGCGTGTCTTATGGAGGCCGCGTCGGGAATCCCGCGGTGGCAGTTTACCCTGAACCCGGAGCGGCCGTTTCCCTCGGACAGATCAGATCTGCTCGAATCGATGGTGGCCCGGCGCGAGGCCAGAGAGCCGATTGGGTATATCCTTGGGGTCAAAGAGTTCTGGTCCCTTCCCTTTACGGTAGGTCCGGATGTCCTGATACCGAGGCCGGACACCGAAACGCTTGTTGAGGCCGCCCTGGACAAAATCAGTTCAACGTTCAACGTTGAACGTTCAACGTTCGAGCTGCGAGGTCCAGAGACCCAAGACTTAAGACCCAAAACCCAAAACCCAAAACTCGTTATTGTGGATCTCGGGACCGGCTGCGGCGCTATTGCTCTGGCGTTGGCGGTCGAACTGCCTCACGCGCTCATCTATGCCATCGACCGATCGCCGGGCGCCTGCCGGATTGCCAGACGGAACACGGAGGCGATCGGACTGACGAGCAGGGTTCGTTGCGTCCAGGGTGACCTGCTTGAGCCGCTTCGGACGATTGACGCTGGAGGAGGGTGCGACGTGATCGTGTCAAATCCTCCGTACATCCCTTCCGACGAGTGTGGCGCCCTATCTCCCGAGATCACCCTCTACGAGCCTGTCGAGGCCCTAGATGGAGGCTCGGACGGTCTGCGTTACCACCGGCAGATTATCGAAGAGGCGCCTGCCTATCTTCGCGAGGGCGGTTGGCTGGTCCTCGAGGTCGGAGACGGTCAAGCGCCAGCCGTGATGGAGCTGATCCGGAAGACAGAAGGCTTCGGACCGGCCGAGGTGAGGCGGGACGTGGCCGGTCGTGGCCGGGTTGTCTGTGCGCCGAGGCGAGGCAGAGCGCATGGATAG
- a CDS encoding 50S ribosomal protein L31: protein MKPAIHPNYQLTTITCACGEVIHTRSTAAALRVEICSKCHPLFTGRQKLIDTEGRVDRFRRKYAKKPKAAQAGQETAAAEVHAAASAEGVAP from the coding sequence ATGAAGCCAGCCATTCATCCTAACTATCAACTGACGACGATCACGTGCGCGTGCGGCGAGGTGATCCACACCCGGTCCACCGCGGCTGCTCTCCGGGTGGAGATCTGCTCCAAGTGCCACCCGCTGTTTACCGGTCGCCAGAAGCTGATTGACACCGAGGGGCGGGTCGATCGGTTCCGGCGAAAGTATGCCAAGAAGCCGAAGGCGGCTCAAGCGGGTCAAGAGACTGCCGCTGCGGAAGTCCATGCGGCAGCGTCAGCGGAGGGGGTAGCCCCCTGA
- a CDS encoding ATP phosphoribosyltransferase has protein sequence MSFESRVSSWDPKPQTRNMVPGTRNAECIAIALPKGRLLPFAMALFERMGITCLQDFADSRRLICEDADRRLQFLTLKPTDIPTYVERGAADMGIVGKDQLLEQRRDVYEPLDLRFGACRLVVAEPVELRKQDDPHSWSHLRLATKYPNLAEAYFGRKGIQAEIIKLNGSLELAPLVGLAERIVDLVETGQTLKENGLVEVEEITRSTARLIVNRASLKTKYRRVQDLIEEMRKQVEAHAARARE, from the coding sequence GTGAGTTTCGAGTCCCGAGTGTCGAGTTGGGACCCGAAACCTCAAACGCGAAACATGGTACCTGGAACTCGGAACGCTGAGTGTATCGCCATCGCGCTGCCAAAGGGTCGATTGTTGCCCTTCGCGATGGCGCTGTTTGAGAGGATGGGGATCACCTGCCTCCAGGACTTTGCTGATTCGCGCCGTCTGATCTGTGAGGATGCGGATCGGCGGCTGCAGTTCCTTACACTGAAACCGACCGATATCCCGACCTATGTGGAGCGCGGCGCCGCTGACATGGGGATCGTGGGGAAGGACCAGCTCCTCGAGCAACGCCGGGATGTCTATGAGCCGCTGGATCTGAGGTTTGGCGCCTGTCGACTTGTCGTGGCCGAGCCGGTCGAACTCCGTAAGCAGGATGATCCCCATTCCTGGTCGCATTTGAGGCTGGCCACGAAATATCCCAACCTTGCAGAAGCGTACTTCGGTCGCAAAGGGATCCAGGCAGAGATCATTAAATTGAACGGATCTCTTGAACTTGCGCCTCTTGTGGGGCTGGCCGAACGGATCGTCGACCTCGTGGAAACCGGGCAGACCTTGAAGGAGAACGGGCTGGTGGAGGTGGAAGAGATCACGAGGTCGACGGCGCGGCTCATCGTCAATCGGGCGAGCCTCAAGACCAAGTACCGCAGGGTCCAGGACCTGATTGAGGAGATGCGAAAGCAGGTTGAGGCGCACGCGGCGAGGGCGCGCGAATGA